The Cytobacillus oceanisediminis genomic interval GCGCAACCTGTGTAAATCGATTTCCAATTCCATTAATGACGCCAGCCCAAAAGAGATTTTGATAATTTTTTTCCTGTTTCCATACAGTCCAATTTGTCATTTTTTCCGCACCTCTGCGAACGCTAATTCGACATATATCTAATTCGTTGACAAAAAAATAATTAGATAAGTATCTAATTAGATTATATTCGAATTAGCTTGTTTTCACAATCATAAATTTGACATTTTTTTGTAGAGATGAAACTTTATCTTATGTCTAACGTAAAGATTATTAAGGAGGCGGGTTTGATGAAATTAATTTTCGAGGTTCTATTTCTATTAATTGTTATCTATTACAGCTATCATTACATCATTTTAATAACGAAAATGAAGAAGAAAACTGCCCTTATTCCTTTTGACAAGACTGACCTGAAAACAGTAAGGAAATTCCCCCAGAAATCTGCAGATGCACCTGTTATCTCAAAAAATAAGCTGGGACTAACGATGTATGCTGTCATGCTGGTTTTTCTAATCGCTATGTTTATATTCGGAAAATATAACATGAAATTCAGCTGGACGTTTCTCTATCTGCTGTTTATCCCTTTAATCAATGCCAAGGATCTGCTGAATGTATTTGCTGTCTATGATGACGGCTTTATAAGCGGAAGCAAGTTTGTTCCATGGAAAAAACTGCAATCCATCCATTTCAAAAAAATCGATCTGAATCATAAATACTATGGTTTTTCTCAAGAAGTTAATGAAGGCTATGAACTTATCCTTAAAACAAAAATGGCCAGTCACAGCATTGTTGTAACGGAAGAGGAAATGAAGGAAAGGCTGGCCAGTATTTTTGAAGAGCATGTGAAAACGGCATAGAAAAGTTTTAAATCGTCCTTTTGTTGGTATTTATATAATAAAACATCAGGAAAGGATCAAGAGAGATGAAAGAAATTACCGTAACTGTTGACTATGAAGGTTTAAAATATCAAACGAATATCATTACAAATAAAGAAGCCGGCGACGAGGAAATTTTAAAGCAGGCAGAAGACCAGATCAGAAAACAGCTGAATAATTAAGAATAAAAATTAACCCCCTTAATCAGCGAAGATAAGGGGGTTAATTGTGGGGTCAATGCAGTTTTTGATTTAGTTTTTGCTGCAGCAATTCAATTTTATTCGGCAGGACAAATAAGTACTCTATTAAACTCTCTAAGAGCTCCATCAGCAATGTGGCCATTTCCTGATCAATATCTTTTTCAAGATCAAGCATCTGGTAAAAGGCGCTGCCTGGCTGTGCCAGCTGGCTTAAAGATTGCAGAGGCCTTGCTAAATCAACATGCTCTGGCAGCTGTTCAAACTGCTTTGAAAGGTTTTGCCCCTTTACCTCTTCACCGAGAAAGTTTTTTAGTATGCTTTCAAGTACCCGTTTGGACATCACGGCAGTAGCTACTGTATCTTTTGAATAGCTGACATTTAAAGCCGATCGGTAGGCTCTTGTCAGGTCTCCCGGCACTTCCTTTATTTTCTCAAGCTGAGTCAGGAGCTCTTTCGCTGAATTGGGATCATAGATATAGAGAATAGTCTCGTCGCTGGATTGTTCAGCTTGATTAAGAATCATAATAAAAACCGATTCCTTTTTGCAGGCAGAACAACTTCCGTGGGAAAGTATGCTGGACTTGCTTGTATGATTATAATTTGCCTTTATCGTAAAAAGGCTCGGTTTACTGCATTTAGGGCACTCGCATTGGACACTTGATGGTATCTTTCTATAACCAAATTGACTATGAGAAATAATTTGTGCTGGCAACACTCTTCTCATTATCATTTCCCCCCGCTAGATTTCTGTTTTCCATTCCATTACATTTAAGTATAACTTTGAAAATTATTTGGACATACCTGAAAAATATGGAATTTTTCAATGGGAAATCTAGTAGGAGAATGAGAAAACTGATGCCAAATTCTGATAAACTTAAAAAAGGAGCTAATCCCATTATTGGGAAAAGCCCCTTTTTCATTATCCTTTATAAGGGTTATTGCGGTTCTCCCTTACGTTATTATAATCATAAGCATCTCTGTAGCGGGCATCCACATCATCGTTGTAGGCCGAAACAGTACGGTCTGTATAGTCATCTGTTTTCGTGTCGTCGAGCTTTTCGCTTAGCGGACGGTTTGAGTCCAGATTCTCATCTGTCCAAACACTGCTGCTGTTTCTGGTGTTATCCTTAAAAGCATTCGTTCCGCGGTCAAGCTCACCCGGATTTAAAGGATCAGCGTTTGTATAGGTTGTCCGGTCTCCTTCCAGAACAGAACGGTTTGTATCCGCATAGCCGTCAGTAAAATCGGCAGACTTAGTCTCAGGATCGACTAACACAAGGATTTTCCCTGATTTGACATCAGCTTCATAACGATGTGCTTCCTCTTCGGGGATGCCCATGCCGATAAGTGCTCCTGCAATACCGCCGGCACCTGCTCCGACTGCTGCACCCGTTAAAGTAGCGGCGATTGGTCCGGCTGCCACAATTGGCCCAATTCCAGGGATCGCCAATGCGCCAACTCCGGCCAGAAGACCTGTTAAGCCTCCCAGAATTCCGCCTGTAGCCGCTCCGGCAGCTAATCCTTCTTCAGTTTTTGTGCCTGTTTCTTCTGTAACGGCTTCCACATCATCTTTATTTTTGCTGATTACGGAAATATCCTCAGGACGGTAGCCCTCCGCTCTTAACTTTTCAACCGCTTGAATAGCTTCCTGTTCTGTATCATATGCACCTACAATATGCTTGTTTGTTGCCATGTTCATCATCCTCCTTATAATTTATTGCTTATCTATTGGTGTACATACCTTTTTCATCACAGATATAAACCGTGTGGATAAAATTACTAATAATTTCCCCTTGACTAATAAGCAGCTTGACCTGTAACTGCATAATCGGTAGTTTAAAAATAGAATAGGCACAAGGAAGGTTGGTTCGCTTTGAAAAAACTTTTTTATGAAGACCCATATATCCAAACATTTGAAACGGAACTTGTATATCAGGCTGCAGATGATATGGAAAAGGTATATGCCGTCCTGAAAGAAACGGCCTTTTATCCAACTGGCGGAGGACAGCCGCATGATGAGGGAACACTAAATGGCGTAAAAGTGGTGGATGTCGAAGAAGTGGAAGGGGAAATCCGTCATTATTTAGAAAGGGAATTGGATTCGTCCATTTCCAGGGTATCAGGAGAAATCGATTGGAACAGACGGTTTGACCATATGCAGCAGCATGCAGGCCAGCATATATTATCGGCTGCCTTTGAAGAGCTTTACGGCTATAAAACGGTCAGCTTTCATTTAGGCAAAGAAACATTAACCATTGATTTGGAAATCAGTGAATTGCCAGTCCGGCATGCAGAGGAAGCGGAGAGGCTGGCGAATAGCATCATTCTTGAGAACCGTCCAATTGAAGCCAGGTGGGTGAGTGCGGAAGAAGCTTCCCAATTCCCGCTTCGCAAGCAGCTGTCTGTCAGTGAAGACATTCGGCTTGTGATGATTCCGGAATTTGATTATAACGGATGCGGCGGAACCCATCCATCTTCAACCGGTCAGGTTGCCGGCATTAAAGTATTAGACTGGGAACGCCAAAAAAAGAAAATCCGTGTGCAGTTTGTCTGTGGGAGCCGGATCCTTGCGCAGCTTCAGACCAAACATGAAATTACAAAAAATTTTAGTCAGCTTCTTAATGCACCAGAACAGGACTTGCCTTCAGCAGCCAGCCGTTTGATTGAAAATGGAAAGGACCTGGAGAAACAACTGGAAGCAGCAAAGGAAGCAGTGTTAGCTTATGAAGCAAAAGAAATGTTCACAGCAGGGAACGAAGAGTGGATCAGCAAAGTCTTTGAGGGACGCTCCATTCAGGAGCTGCAGAAACTGGCCCGTCTAATCGCCTCCCAAACTGAAAATGCTGTTGTTATCCTAATCAATGAAACCACCGATAAACTCCAATTTGTTTGCGCCAGGGGAGCAGATTCTGAGTCTGATATGAAGGGCCTTGCTGGAGAACTTCTGCAGAAGATTAACGGCAAAGGCGGGGGGAACCCTCAATTTGCTCAGGGTGGGGGAGACAAGCTCATGAGCGGGGAAGACCTGCTGCAGTATGCACTGAGACTTGCCGGGCAAAGCAGCACTGAAAACTAATTAAGTAATATTTAAAAGGAACAGCTGCAATTGATAAAATATTTAGAAAAGTATTGAAAAATGATTGTAATAGAGCCTCTGTTGTATTACAATTTTGGTACGGGCCATGCATTATAATGAATGTTTATGATAACCTCATAAACGCCTCATATAATATCCGGTTCTGCAGGAGGCAAGTTCATGTACAGACAAAATACCGTCTATATCATCGGTGACAGCAAAACATCATTGAACAATCCGATTATGCAAAAATACAATGGCTTCTTTATAGGTCTTGTAATTGACAGGGAAACAGATGAAATTGTAGATGCAGAATGCTCATCTACCATAAACTTAACCTCATTATTTATTAAATCTATATTTGTCGGCAAATCCATACTGGAAGCAGACAAGGTAATGGAAGATATCGAAAGCCGCTACTTCGGCTCCTCGCAAAAGGCACTAATGGTTGCCTTTAAAAATGCCCATATAAAATATACACAAATTATGAATAAGTAGAGCTGCTTTTTCTGTTTTCCGCAGATGAAATCCAGCTATCAGAGAAAAGCATTATTTTCTCCGATAGCTGGATTTTTTGCATTCTGCCTGTATAAAAAGGTAGATTACAGGTGGATTTTACAGAAAATATCAAATAATCTATAATATGAAACTATAACAATATAATATTTGGGGGATTCTTAATGAAGCTTTATCTATCGGTTGATATGGAAGGAATAACGGGTCTGGCTGATCACACTCATGTAGACTCTTCGAAGCACAATTATGAACGCAGCAGGGTGATTATGACTGATGAAGCAAATCATGTGGTAACAGCTGCCTTTGAAGAGGGCTGCAGCGAGGTTATTGTAAATGACAGCCACTCGAAAATGAATAATCTGCTGATTGAAAGGATGCATCCTGAAACACAGCTGATTACTGGCGATGTAAAGCCATACTCAATGGTTCAGGGTCTTGATTCAACCTTTAGCGGTGCCATGTTTGTTGGTTATCATGCACGTGCTTCCATGAAAGGAGTTATGTCCCACTCCATGATATTCGGTGTAAGGCATATGTACATCAATGACCATGCCATTGGGGAAATGGGCTTTAATGCCTATGTGGCAGGTTATCATGGCGTACCGGTTCTCATGGTAGCCGGAGATGACCAGGCGGCTCTGGAAGCAGAAAAATTAATTCCGAATGTCACCACTGCTGTTGTAAAGGAAACGATTTCCCGCTCAAGCGTGAAATCGCTGACACCTGCAAAAGCCGGACAGCTTTTAAGAGAAAAAGCAGCAGAGGCTCTTAGCAGGAAGGATCTTGTAGAACCTCTTGTTCCGCCTGAAAACCCTGTATTGAAAATTGAATTTGCCAACTATGGCCAGGCTGAGTGGGCTGCTTTAATGCCTGGTGCAGAGATAGAAGAGAATACAACCATTGTCCGCTATCAGGCTAAAGATATTCTTGAAGCATACCAGGCAATGCTGGTGATGACTGAGCTGGCCATGAGAACTACATTCTGTTAGGAAGTGTTAATGAATGACTGGATACATAATAAAACGCCTTATCGCAATGGTCGTCACACTTTGGTTCATTATCACTCTGACTTTTTTCTTAATGCATTCCATACCGGGGTCGCCTTTTAACGAAGAAAGAAATACAAGTGAAGCGGTCCAGCGAAATCTGGAGAAATTCTATCATTTGGATGAACCGCTCTATGTCCAATATGGGATGTACTTGAAGTCCGTTGTGACATTTGACTTCGGGCCATCTATTAAAAAATCTTCCCAGACGGTTAATGAAATGCTCGGACGGGGCTTTCCGGTGTCTTTTGAACTGGGAATCGTCACATTGATCGTGGCGGTTTTTTCGGGAATTGCCCTCGGAATCATAGCTGCCCTCCGGCACAATGGCTTTATTGATTATCTAGCGATGACCATTGCTGTTCTGGGAATATCCGTCCCAAACTTTGTGCTTGCCACACTGTTAATTCAGCAGCTTGCTGTCAACCTGGCAATCCTGCCGGTGGCTACCTGGTCAAGTCCGAAGCATATGATTCTGCCGACTCTGGCGCTTGCGACCGGGCCCATGGCGATTATTGCCCGTCTGACGCGTTCAAGCATGCTGGAAGTGCTGACGCAGGATTACATAAAAACAGCCAAAGCAAAAGGCCTATCACCAGTGAAAATAGTGTTTAAGCATGCGCTGAGGAATGCCCTTCTGCCTGTCGTAACTGTATTGGGGTCCCTGGCAGCAAGCATTTTGACAGGCACGTTTGTCATTGAAAAAATCTTTGCCATTCCTGGAATGGGAAAGTATTTCGTAGAAAGCATCAATACACGTGATTATCCCGTCATAATGGGAACCACCGTTTTTTACAGTTCAATATTGATTATTATGCTGTTCCTTGTGGACATTGCATACGGAATTTTAGACCCGAGAATTAAGCTTCACAAAAAGGAGGCGAGCTAATGGAACTGCGCAAACAGCATGATAACCGCAACCTTGCACCCGATATTCCGGATGATTGGTTTGTGCCTAAGGCCAAGGACCAGGCAGCAGCGGAAGCAGTTGTAAGGCCAAGCCTTTCCTATTGGCAGGATGCATGGCGCCGGCTTTTGAAAAATAAGCTGGCAATGGCAGGGCTATTCTTTCTTATTGCTTTAGCCTTTATGGCCATTTTTGGCCCGATGATTTCCCCGCATAATGTATCTGAGCAATCATTGGCCAATCAAAATCTCCCGCCATCTTCAAAATACTGGTTCGGAACAGATGAATTAGGCCGTGATGTTTTTGCACGAACATGGTACGGAGCAAGGATTTCCTTATTCGTTGGAATTGTGGCAGCCATGATTGATTTTGCAATCGGAGTCATTTACGGCGGTATTGCCGGTTATAAAGGCGGCAGAACAGATAATGCCATGATGAGGGTAGTGGAAATTCTTTATGGACTTCCTTACTTGCTAGTTGTTATTTTAATCAGTGTCGTAATGGGACCTGGTTTGTTCACCATTATTTTCGCCCTTTCTGTGACGGGCTGGGTCGGGATGGCCCGGATTGTCCGCGGGCAGGTTCTGCAGATCAAGAACTATGAATTTGTACTGGCATCAAAGACTTTTGGGACAAAAACTACGAGGATAATTAAGAAAAACCTGCTGCCGAATACGATGGGCCCTATCATTGTACAGATGACTCTTACAGTGCCATCGGCCATCTTTGCAGAGGCGTTCCTGAGCTTTCTGGGATTAGGCATTCAGCCTCCTTTTGCCAGCTGGGGCTCCATGGCTAATGATGGGTTGTCTACGATTCTATCAGGTCACTGGTGGCGCCTGTTCTTCCCTGCCTTTTTCATCTCCCTGACCATGTTTTCGTTTAATGTGCTTGGAGACGGATTGCAGGATGCCCTCGATCCGAAGTTAAGGAGGTAGCAGCATGGAGAAAGTACTTGAAGTAAAAGACCTGCATGTCACATTTACCACTTATGGCGGAGAAGTCCAGGCCGTAAGGGGGGTATCATTTGATCTCTTCAAAGGGGAAACCCTGGCGATTGTCGGTGAATCAGGCTGCGGGAAAAGCGTGACTTCCCAGAGCATCATGCGGCTGATTCCATCCCCTCCCGGAAGAATAGCAGATGGCGCTGTCCTCTTTAAAGGGAAGGATCTGACAAAACTAAAAGAGTCTGAAATGCGGGATATCCGCGGCGCAGACATTTCAATGATCTTTCAGGATCCAATGACGGCTTTGAACCCCACGATTACCATTGGGGAGCAAATTATAGAAGGAATTATGCAGCATGAAACCATTTCCCGGCAGGATGCCCGTAAAAAGGCCCTGGAAATGCTTAATTTAGTGGGGATACCAAATCCCTCCGAAAGATTGAAGCATTACCCGCACCAATTCAGCGGAGGAATGAGGCAGCGGATTGTGATTGCCATGGCCCTTGTCTGTGAGCCGGAAGTGCTGATTGCCGATGAACCCACTACAGCACTTGATGTAACGATTCAAGCGCAAATATTGGATTTGTTTAAAGATATCCAGAAGAAAACGGGGGTATCCATTATCATCATTACCCATGACCTGGGGGTTGTCGCTCAAGTAGCGGACCGCATTGCCGTGATGTATGCAGGAAAAATAGTGGAAGCCGGTGAAAGAAGGGAAATCTTCTATAAACCACAGCATCCCTATACGAAAGGCCTGCTGAATTCAGTTCCGCGTCTTGACCTGGATGGAGCCGATCTTGTTCCCATCGGCGGATCGCCACCGGATTTATTCGCTCCGCCGGCTGGCTGCCCATTTGCTGCCCGCTGCGGCTTCGCAATGGAAGTATGTGACCGGGTTTATCCATATAAAACTCATTTAAGCCGGGATCATCATGTTGATTGCTGGCTCCAGGATGAGCGGGCACAGAAAATGCTTGCAGGTGTAAAATAGGTTTTTCCTTTCGCAGTGCCAGCCTGGTACGGTGAAAGTTATGATTCTATCAGCTGTCAAACAGGCTTCTGATAGATAAAGAAATATATTTTAAGAGGGGGAAAAAGAATGAAAAAGTTTTTATCGCTGCTGCTGGCAGGTGTATTGCTATTTGTTATGGCAGCCTGTACGGCAAACGAAAATGCCGGCAAAGAAACAGACAACAAGGATGATGGCAAGAAAGAAGAAGAAAGTGCTGAAAAAGTGCTTTATTTGAACAATGGCCAGGAGCCGACTTCGTTTGACCCTCCAATCGGCTTTGACTCTGTTTCCTGGAGTGCACTGAACAACTTAATGGAAGGTTTGACCCGTCTGGGACAAAATCATGAGCCGGAAGCAGCAATTGCCGAAAAGTGGGACTTATCAGAAGATGGAAAGACGTATACATTCCATATCCGTGAAGATGCAAAATGGTCAAATGGCGAACCTGTAACAGCAGGCGATTTTGAATTTGCCTGGAAGCGTCTTTTAAATCCTGATACAGGTTCATCAGCAGCTTTCCTTGGCTACTTCATTGAAGGCGGAGAAGCTTATAACAACGGAGAAGGATCAGCTGATGATGTAAAAGTGAAAGCAGTTGATGACAAAACATTTGAAGTCACTTTAGTTAGTCCGCAAGCTTATTTCTTAAGTGTTATCACAAACCCTGCGTTCTTCCCGATCAACGAAAAAGTAGCTACAGAAAACCCTCAGTGGTTTGCTGAAGCAGAATCTTTTGTGGGCAATGGTCCTTTCAACCTGACAGAGTGGGAACATGACAGCCACTTTGTAATGGAGAAAAACGATCAGTACTGGGATGCTGAAAATGTAAAACTGGATAAAATTAATTGGGCGATCATTGATGATACCAATACAGAATACCAAATGTACCAAACAGGAGAGCTTGATGTATCTGCTGTTCCATCTGAGCTGAGCGAACAGCTATTAGGTGAAGCAAAGGTTGAAGACCAGGCTGGCGATTATTTTTACCGTTTTAACGTAAATATGGAGCCCTTCCAGAACGAAAACATCCGTAAAGCTTTCGCAATGGCAGTGGACCAGAAGCAAATCGTTGACTTTGTAACCAAGAATGGAGAAAAGCCTGCATACGGTTTTGTAGCCTACGGATTTGCTGATCCGTCAGGAAAAGATTTCCGTGAAACGGCAGGAGATCTTGTTCAAACAAATGTTGAAGAAGCTAAGGCACTTCTGAAAAAAGGAATGGAAGAGGAAGGCTATGAAACTCTTCCTGAAGTCACATTGACTTATAGCACAAGT includes:
- a CDS encoding BA3454 family stress response protein, coding for MKEITVTVDYEGLKYQTNIITNKEAGDEEILKQAEDQIRKQLNN
- a CDS encoding general stress protein is translated as MATNKHIVGAYDTEQEAIQAVEKLRAEGYRPEDISVISKNKDDVEAVTEETGTKTEEGLAAGAATGGILGGLTGLLAGVGALAIPGIGPIVAAGPIAATLTGAAVGAGAGGIAGALIGMGIPEEEAHRYEADVKSGKILVLVDPETKSADFTDGYADTNRSVLEGDRTTYTNADPLNPGELDRGTNAFKDNTRNSSSVWTDENLDSNRPLSEKLDDTKTDDYTDRTVSAYNDDVDARYRDAYDYNNVRENRNNPYKG
- a CDS encoding alanyl-tRNA editing protein, whose amino-acid sequence is MKKLFYEDPYIQTFETELVYQAADDMEKVYAVLKETAFYPTGGGQPHDEGTLNGVKVVDVEEVEGEIRHYLERELDSSISRVSGEIDWNRRFDHMQQHAGQHILSAAFEELYGYKTVSFHLGKETLTIDLEISELPVRHAEEAERLANSIILENRPIEARWVSAEEASQFPLRKQLSVSEDIRLVMIPEFDYNGCGGTHPSSTGQVAGIKVLDWERQKKKIRVQFVCGSRILAQLQTKHEITKNFSQLLNAPEQDLPSAASRLIENGKDLEKQLEAAKEAVLAYEAKEMFTAGNEEWISKVFEGRSIQELQKLARLIASQTENAVVILINETTDKLQFVCARGADSESDMKGLAGELLQKINGKGGGNPQFAQGGGDKLMSGEDLLQYALRLAGQSSTEN
- a CDS encoding DUF3870 domain-containing protein, with the translated sequence MYRQNTVYIIGDSKTSLNNPIMQKYNGFFIGLVIDRETDEIVDAECSSTINLTSLFIKSIFVGKSILEADKVMEDIESRYFGSSQKALMVAFKNAHIKYTQIMNK
- a CDS encoding M55 family metallopeptidase; this encodes MKLYLSVDMEGITGLADHTHVDSSKHNYERSRVIMTDEANHVVTAAFEEGCSEVIVNDSHSKMNNLLIERMHPETQLITGDVKPYSMVQGLDSTFSGAMFVGYHARASMKGVMSHSMIFGVRHMYINDHAIGEMGFNAYVAGYHGVPVLMVAGDDQAALEAEKLIPNVTTAVVKETISRSSVKSLTPAKAGQLLREKAAEALSRKDLVEPLVPPENPVLKIEFANYGQAEWAALMPGAEIEENTTIVRYQAKDILEAYQAMLVMTELAMRTTFC
- a CDS encoding ABC transporter permease, whose product is MTGYIIKRLIAMVVTLWFIITLTFFLMHSIPGSPFNEERNTSEAVQRNLEKFYHLDEPLYVQYGMYLKSVVTFDFGPSIKKSSQTVNEMLGRGFPVSFELGIVTLIVAVFSGIALGIIAALRHNGFIDYLAMTIAVLGISVPNFVLATLLIQQLAVNLAILPVATWSSPKHMILPTLALATGPMAIIARLTRSSMLEVLTQDYIKTAKAKGLSPVKIVFKHALRNALLPVVTVLGSLAASILTGTFVIEKIFAIPGMGKYFVESINTRDYPVIMGTTVFYSSILIIMLFLVDIAYGILDPRIKLHKKEAS
- a CDS encoding ABC transporter permease translates to MELRKQHDNRNLAPDIPDDWFVPKAKDQAAAEAVVRPSLSYWQDAWRRLLKNKLAMAGLFFLIALAFMAIFGPMISPHNVSEQSLANQNLPPSSKYWFGTDELGRDVFARTWYGARISLFVGIVAAMIDFAIGVIYGGIAGYKGGRTDNAMMRVVEILYGLPYLLVVILISVVMGPGLFTIIFALSVTGWVGMARIVRGQVLQIKNYEFVLASKTFGTKTTRIIKKNLLPNTMGPIIVQMTLTVPSAIFAEAFLSFLGLGIQPPFASWGSMANDGLSTILSGHWWRLFFPAFFISLTMFSFNVLGDGLQDALDPKLRR
- a CDS encoding ABC transporter ATP-binding protein; translated protein: MEKVLEVKDLHVTFTTYGGEVQAVRGVSFDLFKGETLAIVGESGCGKSVTSQSIMRLIPSPPGRIADGAVLFKGKDLTKLKESEMRDIRGADISMIFQDPMTALNPTITIGEQIIEGIMQHETISRQDARKKALEMLNLVGIPNPSERLKHYPHQFSGGMRQRIVIAMALVCEPEVLIADEPTTALDVTIQAQILDLFKDIQKKTGVSIIIITHDLGVVAQVADRIAVMYAGKIVEAGERREIFYKPQHPYTKGLLNSVPRLDLDGADLVPIGGSPPDLFAPPAGCPFAARCGFAMEVCDRVYPYKTHLSRDHHVDCWLQDERAQKMLAGVK
- a CDS encoding peptide ABC transporter substrate-binding protein yields the protein MKKFLSLLLAGVLLFVMAACTANENAGKETDNKDDGKKEEESAEKVLYLNNGQEPTSFDPPIGFDSVSWSALNNLMEGLTRLGQNHEPEAAIAEKWDLSEDGKTYTFHIREDAKWSNGEPVTAGDFEFAWKRLLNPDTGSSAAFLGYFIEGGEAYNNGEGSADDVKVKAVDDKTFEVTLVSPQAYFLSVITNPAFFPINEKVATENPQWFAEAESFVGNGPFNLTEWEHDSHFVMEKNDQYWDAENVKLDKINWAIIDDTNTEYQMYQTGELDVSAVPSELSEQLLGEAKVEDQAGDYFYRFNVNMEPFQNENIRKAFAMAVDQKQIVDFVTKNGEKPAYGFVAYGFADPSGKDFRETAGDLVQTNVEEAKALLKKGMEEEGYETLPEVTLTYSTSDSHKKIAEALQQMFKENLGVEVKLANMEWNVFAEEQKALKFQLSRSSFLADYADPINFLENFQTGHSMNRTGWSNEKYDQLIKDAKNEADEAKRFELMYEAEKILFEEMPIIPIHFYNQVYLYNDAVSGIVRHPVGYLELKWADKK